The Deinococcus terrestris region CGCGCTGTTTTTCGCAGTTGTCCTACCCGATCGAGCGCCTCCTTGAGCAGCGCGAGACGACGCCGGACTGCTTCTTTCGCCAGATCGAGGGTGGTGTAACGCATGGGGAGGGCGCGGAGAACCTGAGCCGCCTCTGGTCCCAGACAGGCGTCCATGACTTCCGTGCCCTCCCGGCCCCACTGGCGAAGCGTGCTTGTGAGTTCACGAGCGGCGTCCGTATCAACCCTGAGGTCAGCAGGCGTGCGTCGCCGGGTCAGCGCTTCACCCCGTGTGATCAGCTCACGCAACTGCCTCTGTGCCTCGGCGCGAGGGACCTGTAAGGCGAGATCCTGGGGTAGTAAAGCGGGCTGGACTTTGCTCATCGTCAGCCTTCCCCTTCTGCCGCGCGCTCACCCAGAAACAACTTCGGGTGGCTGACCAAGCGTCTGCCGCGTTTGACGGCGATAAGGCGCCCGCGTGTCACCCATTGCCGCAACGTCGCTTCCTGGACTCCGAACATCGGGGCAAGGTCACGCAGCTCGCGCAATTCCTGGCCTGTCTCCACCGCCGCAATGATGAGACGGTCGAGCTGGGGTTGTACCCCCTCCCGCAGCAGGGCCTCCAATGGTGCGAAGTCGCCTTCCCGTAGGGCGCCGCTCAGGGCCTGCTCCTCGGGAGGTGGAAAGCCCGCGTGAAAACCGAGGTCAGCCGCTTCGAGAGCGGCATAGTAGCGATCACGCTCCTCCTGGGCCTCGCCTTTGATGATGACGGGGGGCAGGCCTTGCGTGACCGCCAGGTAATTCATCAGGATGCGCCCAGCACGGCCATTGCCGTCCGTGAAGGGGTGGATGCTCTCGAACAGGGCATGCAGGCGGGCGAGGGCCGGAATCGGGGGAAAGCGCGTGAGGAGGTCAGGGACGAGCCGTACGAAGGCACGGACGTAAGCTTCCACGTCATGTGCAGGAGGGGTCACTTTGGCTCCCTGGATGCGGATGGCCCCCAAGCGAAATTCGCCCCGGCGCCCGGTGAGTTCACGAAAGAGTGCGCTGTGGGCGTGACGCACGATGGCGACCGTGAAGCCGAGTTCTCCTTCACGGGCCTGCTGCTGGGCGAGGTCGTACAGGCCCTGGGCGGCGCGGTAGTAGTTGAGGATTTCTGGAAAGGTCTTGCGTCCGGCAAGGACGGCCCGGAGCTCCTGTTCGGTGGCGAAGTAGCCCTCGATGGAAAGCGACTGGCGAGTCTCCTCCTGGAGCATGTACAGCCACTCCCGGTTCTGCACACCCGTCTCGGGGAGGCCGCCGAGGTCGCGCAGCAAGCGGCGGCGGCCCTCAAGATCGATGTCGGCGCGCGAGGTGGGGCGTGTCACAGGAAGAGGATTGGTCGGCATAGTCGAAGAGTGGTTGTGGGGCAGGAAATAGACATAAAGACCCGTCGGCTCTCCCCCTACACTGTCACAGAAAATACTACAACAACCCGAAAAATAGCGTGTTTATCGACTTGAGCGTTGTAACAGCAGGTAGCTATTCTGCCTTCCTGTGACAAGGAGCCACTCAACGCTGGAGTCGACGCATGTACTCACCGATTCTCCAGCATCGTCTCCCACATGCTTTACGTGCACTCCTGATCCATGTCCTACGAGTT contains the following coding sequences:
- a CDS encoding Fic family protein — its product is MTRPTSRADIDLEGRRRLLRDLGGLPETGVQNREWLYMLQEETRQSLSIEGYFATEQELRAVLAGRKTFPEILNYYRAAQGLYDLAQQQAREGELGFTVAIVRHAHSALFRELTGRRGEFRLGAIRIQGAKVTPPAHDVEAYVRAFVRLVPDLLTRFPPIPALARLHALFESIHPFTDGNGRAGRILMNYLAVTQGLPPVIIKGEAQEERDRYYAALEAADLGFHAGFPPPEEQALSGALREGDFAPLEALLREGVQPQLDRLIIAAVETGQELRELRDLAPMFGVQEATLRQWVTRGRLIAVKRGRRLVSHPKLFLGERAAEGEG